A stretch of Balaenoptera ricei isolate mBalRic1 chromosome 9, mBalRic1.hap2, whole genome shotgun sequence DNA encodes these proteins:
- the LOC132371685 gene encoding zinc finger protein LOC728743 homolog encodes MTELASSGDRSPAGDGEEGLGDDRGLVIHHPAEEQPHRCPLCGQTFSQQPSLVRHQKAHAGVGRAAAFVCPECGKAFSVKHNLEVHQRTHTGERPFPCPECGRCFSLKQNLLTHQRIHSGEKPHQCAQCGRCFREPRFLLNHQRTHARMPAPHPRRPGVFGERRPYFCARCGKSFAREGSLKTHQRSHGHGPEGQAAHLGRVL; translated from the coding sequence ATGACCGAACTGGCGTCCTCCGGGGACAGGTCCCCTGCGGGGGACGGGGAGGAGGGCCTGGGGGACGACCGAGGCCTGGTCATCCACCACCCTGCGGAGGAGCAGCCGCACCGCTGCCCACTGTGCGGCCAGACCTTCTCGCAGCAGCCCAGCCTGGTGCGGCACCAGAAGGCGCATGCCGGAGTGGGCCGCGCGGCCGCCTTCGTGTGCCCCGAGTGCGGCAAGGCCTTCAGCGTCAAGCACAACCTCGAGGTGCATCAGCGCACCCACACGGGCGAGCGGCCCTTCCCCTGCCCCGAGTGCGGGCGCTGCTTCAGCCTCAAGCAGAACCTGCTCACGCACCAGCGTATCCACAGCGGCGAGAAGCCGCACCAGTGCGCGCAGTGCGGCCGCTGCTTCCGCGAGCCGCGCTTCCTGCTCAACCACCAGCGCACCCACGCGCGCATGCCCGCGCCGCACCCGCGCCGCCCCGGCGTCTTCGGGGAGCGGAGGCCCTACTTCTGCGCCCGCTGCGGCAAGAGCTTCGCGCGCGAAGGCTCGCTCAAGACCCACCAGCGCAGCCACGGCCACGGGCCCGAGGGCCAGGCGGCCCATTTAGGCCGCGTGCTCTGA